Proteins encoded together in one Coffea arabica cultivar ET-39 chromosome 2c, Coffea Arabica ET-39 HiFi, whole genome shotgun sequence window:
- the LOC113724667 gene encoding uncharacterized protein, whose translation MHRSSRTGELEFDPEIEKTARRLTNEAKLHKQQDSTSPSESEQEFVSSDSSSESEKEEVHIPQVAMAAPKTLRELATPNANQQPLCITFPNTEEAFELKYGLIHLLPTFRGIAGEDPHKHLKEFHVLCSTMKPQEATEDQIKLRAFPFSLADKAKDWLFYLPFGSITTWKELKRRFLEKFFPASRAANIRKEICGVRQTNGEILYEYWEHFKQLCASCPHHQIPDQLLIQYFYEGLSPMDRSMLDAASGGALVNKTTDQATLLISTMAENFQQFGVRADESIRRVNEVNHSDLESKLSELTSLVRQMARGQLQSVKTCSICAAPGHMTDMCPILQEDSPEQANIVGDFSGPPPRRNDPFAPTYNPGWRNHLNFSYASKPPGF comes from the coding sequence atgcatCGATCTTCTCGTACAGGAGAATTAGAATTTGATCCAGAAATCGAAAAGACTGCAAGAAGGTTGACCAATGAGGCAAAGTTGCATAAGCAACAAGATTCAACGTCACCTTCAGAATCTGAGCAAGAGTTTGTTTCCAGTGATTCATCAAGTGAATCTGAAAAGGAAGAAGTGCATATTCCCCAAGTAGCAATGGCAGCCCCAAAGACTTTGAGGGAGTTGGCAACTCCCAACGCGAACCAACAGCCATTATGCATTACATTTCCTAACACGGAAGAGGCATTTGAGCTTAAATATGGTCTTATTCACTTACTTCCTACTTTTCGTGGTATTGCAGGTGAAGACCCACACAAACACTTGAAAGAATTTCATGTGCTGTGCTCCACAATGAAACCTCAAGAAGCCACTGAGGACCAGATCAAGTTGAGAGCGTTCCCTTTCTCTTTGGCAGATAAGGCTAAAGATTGGTTATTTTACCTGCCATTTGGATCCATCACTACGTGGAAAGAATTGAAGAGAAGATTCCTTGAGAAATTTTTCCCTGCCTCTAGAGCTGCCAATATAAGGAAAGAAATATGTGGAGTTAGGCAGACGAATGGGGAGATTCTATATGAGTACTGGGAGCACTTTAAACAACTATGTGCCAGCTGCCCGCATCATCAAATCCCTGACCAACTCTTAATACAATATTTCTACGAGGGATTATCACCCATGGATAGGAGCATGTTAGATGCAGCCAGTGGCGGTGCTCTAGTTAACAAGACCACAGACCAAGCCACGTTATTGATCTCCACCATGgctgaaaatttccaacaatttgGAGTGAGAGCTGATGAATCAATAAGAAGGGTCAATGAAGTGAATCACTCTGACTTAGAGAGTAAACTGTCTGAGCTTACCTCTCTGGTGCGTCAAATGGCAAGGGGGCAATTACAATCTGTGAAGACTTGTAGTATCTGTGCTGCTCCCGGACACATGACTGACATGTGCCCAATTCTCCAGGAGGATTCACCTGAACAAGCCAACATAGTGGGAGATTTTTCTGGACCACCTCCACGAAGGAATGATCCTTTTGCACCCACTTACAATCCAGGGTGGCGAAATCATCTTAACTTTAGCTATGCTTCAAAACCCCCTGGCTTTTAA
- the LOC113724668 gene encoding uncharacterized protein: MSLEDMVKSLAQSTSQLQQETQRSQQESHRFQQETRASIRNLKAQMSQLATSMSNLENSNRGKLPSQVIPNPKENASVMQLRSGKEVQCPRRAHAREEEVLRKVEEEDEKQSSEISKKVDIPPPFPGRFTKAKKEESEQEILDTFRKVEINIPLLDAIRQLPKYAKFLKGLCTNRNKLSLDDKVKVGENVSAMFQRKLPLKCKDPGMFTIPCIIGNQRIEKSTLDLGASINVMPLSIFKVLNLGPLKETRVIIQLADRSNVYPDGLVEDVLVKVNEFIFLTNFYIVDMNDEYSTDSAVILLGRPFMSTARTKIDVHEGTLSVEFDGEKVTFNIFDAMKHLVDTESVNFVGMTNTIVQENFEQNFMGDKLDFVLQQGKTNLEVDDMEEKEVKEAIMSLHSLHPLPGRFENSFLPLPTSNERILPSVQQAPNVKLKELPEHLKYAYLGDNKTLPVIIANDLTALQEERLLRVLREFKPAIG, encoded by the coding sequence ATGTCTCTTGAAGATATGGTGAAGTCACTGGCCCAAAGCACGAGTCAATTACAGCAAGAGACTCAAAGATCTCAACAGGAGTCTCACAGATTTCAACAAGAGACTCGTGCTAGCATTAGGAATTTGAAAGCACAGATGTCTCAATTGGCAACTTCTATGAGCAACCTGGAAAATAGCAATAGAGGAAAGTTACCATCTCAAGTAATTCCTAATCCCAAGGAGAATGCCAGTGTAATGCAATTACGGAGTGGCAAGGAGGTACAGTGTcctaggcgtgcccacgccagagaAGAAGAAGTGCTCAGGAaggtggaagaggaagatgagaaACAATCCTCTGAAATCTCAAAGAAAGTTGACATTCCTCCTCCTTTTCCTGGCAGGTTTACAAAAGCTAAAAAGGAAGAATCTGAGCAAGAGATTTTGGACACTTTCAGGAAAGTGGAGATTAATATTCCTTTGTTGGATGCTATTAGGCAATTGCCTAAATATGCTAAATTTTTGAAGGGCTTATGCACTAATCGCAATAAGTTGAGTCTGGATGACAAGGTGAAGGTGGGGGAGAATGTCTCAGCGATGTTTCAAAGGAAGTTGCCCCTGAAATGCAAAGATCCGGGTATGTTTACTATACCATGCATAATTGGCaatcaaagaattgaaaaaagcaCGCTTGACTTAGGTGCTTCAATAAATGTCATGcctctttcaatttttaaaGTTTTGAATTTAGGACCCCTCAAAGAAACTAGGGTAATCATTCAACTAGCAGATAGGTCTAATGTCTACCCTGATGGCCTAGTTGAAGATGTTCTAGTAAAGGTCAATGAATTCATTTTTCTAACGAATTTTTATATTGTTGATATGAATGATGAATACTCTACTGATTCAGCAGTGATTCTTTTGGGTAGACCCTTCATGAGTACAGCAAGAACTAAAATAGATGTACATGAAGGGACTTTATCTGTGGAATTTGATGGAGAGAAGGTCACTTTCAATATTTTTGATGCAATGAAGCATCTTGTGGATACTGAGTCTGTAAATTTTGTTGGCATGACTAAcaccattgtgcaagagaattTTGAACAGAATTTCATGGGGGACAAGTTGGACTTTGTCTTACAACAAGGCAAGACCAATTTGGAAGTGGACGACATGGAGGAGAAGGAAGTCAAAGAAGCTATCATGTCCTTACATTCACTACATCCGCTTCCAGGCAGGtttgaaaattcttttctacCATTACCCACTTCTAATGAAAGGATTTTACCTTCTGTTCAACAGGCACCTAATGTGAAATTGAAGGAACTGCCCGAGCATTTGAAATATGCTTACTTGGGAGATAACAAGACTTTGCCTGTAATCATTGCCAATGATTTAACTGCGTTGCAAGAAGAAAGGCTCTTACGGGTCTTACGGGAATTTAAACCAGCAATTGGATGA
- the LOC113724669 gene encoding dirigent protein 23-like — protein MAKQIAHAVMHCFLLLLLTGVAVATARGIAQGPEAVDEWFSKLGGAKKKVTKLHFYIHDSVSGRNPTAVTVARANTTSTSPTLFGLVNVADDPLTVGPEPNSTIVGRAQGIYSCADLSEIGLIMYMNFCFTAGEYKGSTLNMLGRDVELYNVDEFSIVGGTGVFRLARGLVMGVKPPKIKFILDLLPKLNEYSGE, from the coding sequence ATGGCAAAGCAAATTGCTCATGCTGTCATGCATtgcttcctcctcctccttctgaCAGGCGTAGCCGTGGCAACAGCTCGTGGCATTGCACAAGGCCCCGAAGCAGTTGATGAGTGGTTCAGTAAGCTGGGCGGGGCAAAAAAGAAGGTGACAAAGCTCCATTTCTATATCCATGACTCGGTTAGTGGGAGAAACCCAACGGCGGTCACCGTGGCCCGAGCCAACACGACTTCGACATCCCCCACACTGTTCGGACTAGTTAACGTAGCTGATGACCCCCTCACAGTTGGTCCTGAGCCGAATTCGACGATAGTGGGTCGAGCCCAAGGCATTTATTCCTGCGCTGACCTGAGCGAAATAGGACTAATCATGTACATGAATTTCTGCTTCACAGCGGGAGAGTACAAAGGAAGCACTCTGAACATGCTCGGAAGAGACGTTGAATTGTATAACGTCGACGAATTCTCCATCGTTGGCGGCACCGGGGTTTTCCGATTGGCGCGCGGACTTGTGATGggtgtcaaaccaccaaaaataaaatttatattagactTACTACCAAAACTGAATGAATATAGTGGTGAGTaa
- the LOC113723736 gene encoding cathecol O-methyltransferase 1-like — MEGEKTHSGIVYGALPYIKSKASRNPKSVKMENSEKTQLKSSLSPLAYGNVKEGKQPDHFSYAMQLITSASLSMVLYTAVKLKLFEIIAKAGPGAKLSPSKIASVLLKTKNPDASSMLDRMLQLLSSHSLLSCDVVEVADGGAGGKNDVGYERVYGLSPVGEYFVPDEEGNSLAPTLELVQDKVLMDCWYELGNAVLEGGIPFSRVHGTHVFDYCSRDPRFTDLFNKGMVGPTVITMKELLHQYKGFENLQTLVDVGGGLGMSLHKIVSKYPSIRGINFDLPNVIENAP; from the exons ATGGAGGGGGAGAAAACCCATAGTGGCATAGTCTATGGAGCGCTTCCATATATAAAGTCGAAAGCTAGTAGAAATCCAAAATCAGTTAAAATGGAGAATTCAGAAAAAACCCAACTGAAATCATCATTGTCACCATTAGCCTATGGAAATGTGAAAGAAGGAAAGCAGCCGGACCATTTCTCCTATGCCATGCAGCTGATCACCTCAGCATCACTCAGCATGGTTTTATACACCGCAGTCAAGctaaagttgtttgaaataataGCCAAAGCCGGCCCAGGAGCAAAACTGTCACCTTCAAAAATCGCATCCGTGTTGCTCAAGACCAAAAATCCTGATGCATCTTCCATGCTTGACAGGATGCTTCAGTTGTTGAGTAGCCACTCGCTGCTCAGTTGCGACGTTGTCGAGGTTGCAGACGGCGGTGCTGGTGGCAAAAATGATGTTGGATATGAAAGAGTTTACGGGTTGTCTCCAGTCGGCGAATATTTTGTACCCGATGAGGAGGGAAACTCACTTGCGCCGACCCTGGAGCTTGTTCAAGATAAAGTCCTGATGGACTGCTG GTATGAACTGGGGAATGCTGTGCTTGAAGGAGGAATTCCATTCAGTAGAGTCCATGGTACACATGTATTTGACTATTGTAGCAGGGATCCCAGGTTTACTGATCTATTCAATAAGGGCATGGTTGGTCCTACAGTTATAACAATGAAAGAACTGCTTCATCAATATAAAGGTTTTGAGAACCTTCAGACATTAGTTGATGTTGGTGGTGGGCTTGGAATGTCCCTCCACAAGATTGTGTCAAAGTACCCTTCTATAAGGGGGATCAATTTTGACCTGCCAAATGTCATTGAAAATGCGCCATAG
- the LOC113723771 gene encoding dirigent protein 22-like yields the protein MAKQIQAFLLICLILIIAVAVVDGNTAQGGQEESVDEWFHKLGRAKEKVTKFHFYFHDTVGGKSPTAVRVASANTTFTSSPTYFGLVVMFDDPLTAGPEITSTVLGKAQGFYASTDQNELGLAMYVNYHFTTGEHKGSTLTLVGRNAVDQKTREMSIVGGTGVFRLARGIATAKTYFQNSANFDAIVEYNLVVVHY from the coding sequence ATGGCGAAGCAAATTCAAGCCTTCTTGCTCATTTGCTTGATCCTGATAATAGCCGTGGCCGTGGTTGATGGCAATACTGCCCAAGGCGGCCAAGAAGAATCAGTTGATGAGTGGTTCCATAAGCTGGGCAGGGCAAAAGAGAAGGtgacaaaatttcatttttacttcCACGACACGGTTGGTGGAAAGAGCCCAACAGCAGTAAGGGTGGCCAGCGCCAACACGACTTTCACGTCATCGCCGACATATTTCGGCCTGGTTGTGATGTTCGATGACCCATTGACGGCCGGTCCTGAGATTACTTCAACGGTGTTGGGTAAAGCCCAAGGCTTTTATGCCTCCACTGACCAAAACGAACTCGGACTGGCTATGTACGTGAATTACCACTTCACGACCGGAGAGCATAAGGGAAGCACTCTGACCCTCGTCGGAAGAAATGCCGTCGACCAGAAAACTAGGGAAATGTCCATCGTTGGCGGCACTGGTGTTTTCCGGTTGGCACGGGGAATTGCTACTGCAAAAACTTATTTTCAAAATTCTGCCAACTTTGATGCTATTGTTGAGTACAACCTTGTGGTTGTACATTATTGA